The following coding sequences are from one Sphingobium sp. Cam5-1 window:
- the ppdK gene encoding pyruvate, phosphate dikinase, giving the protein MLTMEEASMSTTATRYVYRFGGGVDDGGKGNKNLLGGKGANLDGMAAIGLPVPPGFTITTEMCTRYYEDGGVFPDSLKAEVANGIAHIEGVTGKKFGDAADPLLVSVRSGARISMPGMMDTVLNLGLNDETVVGLATASGDERFAWDSYRRFIQMYSDVVLELDHGAFEEALEIAKEDQGYTLDTQMTADDWKALVAEYKALVSKLWNKPFPQDVNDQLWGAISAVFGSWQADRAKVYRRLNSIPHDWGTAVNVQAMVFGNMGDTSATGVAFTRDPATGENAYYGEYLINAQGEDVVAGIRTPQYLTKQARERAGAKPLSMEEAMPETYAELARVFQILETHYRDMQDIEFTVQQGKLWMLQTRSGKRTAKAALKIAVDMATEGLITEEEAVARVDPAALDQLLHPTLDPKAPRDVLTKGLPASPGAASGAIVFDADTAERRNELGDSVILVRVETSPEDIHGMHAAKGILTARGGMTSHAAVVARGMGRPCVSGAGSLSIDNAAKTLRIEGRTLKEGDILTIDGSTGEVMAGEVPTVQPELAGDFGVLMAWADKVRRLRVRANAETPQDCQVAREFGAEGVGLCRTEHMFFDAARITAVREMILADSEKGRRVALDKLLPEQRDDFAQIFMVMAGLPVTIRLLDPPLHEFLPHGEAEFEEVAKAAGVGVDALKRRAAELHEFNPMLGHRGCRLGVTYPEIYEMQARAIFEAALLVKQRSGEAPIPEIMIPLVATKKELELMKAIVDRVASEVFAEQGASVEYLVGTMIELPRAALKAGEIAEVGEFFSFGTNDLTQTTIGISRDDAGRFLTQYVDKGIFARDPFVSIDVEGVGQLIELAAERGRATRPGIKLGICGEHGGDPASIAFCEATGLDYVSASPYRVPIARLAAAQAALAKK; this is encoded by the coding sequence ATGTTGACAATGGAAGAGGCCAGCATGAGCACGACCGCGACGCGTTATGTCTATCGTTTCGGCGGCGGCGTCGATGATGGTGGCAAGGGTAACAAGAATCTCCTCGGCGGCAAGGGCGCCAATCTGGACGGCATGGCCGCCATCGGCTTGCCTGTGCCTCCGGGTTTCACCATCACGACCGAGATGTGCACCCGCTATTATGAGGATGGCGGCGTATTCCCGGATAGCCTGAAGGCGGAAGTCGCCAACGGCATCGCCCATATCGAGGGTGTGACGGGGAAGAAGTTCGGCGACGCGGCCGACCCGTTGCTCGTATCCGTCCGTTCCGGCGCGCGCATTTCCATGCCCGGGATGATGGACACGGTCCTCAACCTCGGCCTCAACGACGAAACCGTGGTGGGCCTCGCCACCGCGAGCGGCGACGAGCGGTTCGCCTGGGACAGCTATCGCCGCTTCATCCAGATGTATTCCGACGTGGTTCTCGAACTCGACCACGGTGCGTTCGAGGAAGCCCTCGAAATCGCCAAGGAAGATCAGGGCTACACGCTCGATACGCAAATGACCGCCGACGACTGGAAGGCGCTCGTTGCCGAGTATAAGGCCCTTGTTTCAAAGCTCTGGAACAAGCCTTTCCCGCAGGACGTGAACGACCAGCTCTGGGGAGCGATCAGCGCCGTGTTCGGCAGCTGGCAGGCCGACCGCGCCAAGGTCTATCGCCGCCTGAACTCAATCCCGCACGATTGGGGCACCGCCGTCAACGTCCAGGCGATGGTGTTCGGCAATATGGGCGATACCTCGGCCACCGGCGTCGCCTTCACCCGCGACCCCGCAACCGGCGAGAACGCCTACTATGGCGAGTACCTCATCAATGCTCAGGGCGAAGACGTGGTCGCGGGCATCCGCACCCCGCAGTACCTGACCAAGCAGGCGCGCGAGCGGGCAGGGGCCAAGCCGCTGTCGATGGAAGAGGCGATGCCGGAAACCTATGCCGAACTGGCGCGGGTGTTCCAGATTCTCGAAACCCATTATCGCGACATGCAGGACATCGAATTCACGGTGCAGCAGGGCAAGCTCTGGATGCTCCAGACCCGCTCGGGCAAGCGCACCGCCAAGGCCGCGCTCAAGATCGCGGTCGATATGGCAACCGAGGGCCTGATCACCGAGGAAGAAGCCGTCGCCCGCGTCGATCCCGCCGCGCTCGATCAGCTTCTGCACCCGACTCTAGATCCCAAGGCGCCGCGTGACGTGCTGACCAAGGGCCTGCCCGCCTCGCCGGGCGCCGCTTCGGGCGCGATCGTGTTCGATGCCGACACAGCCGAGCGCCGCAACGAGCTGGGCGATTCCGTCATCCTCGTCCGCGTCGAAACCAGCCCTGAAGACATTCACGGCATGCACGCCGCCAAGGGCATCCTGACCGCGCGTGGCGGCATGACGTCACACGCCGCCGTGGTAGCGCGCGGCATGGGCCGTCCCTGCGTTTCCGGCGCGGGCAGTCTGTCGATCGACAACGCCGCCAAGACGCTCCGCATCGAAGGCCGCACCCTCAAGGAAGGCGACATCCTCACCATCGATGGCTCGACCGGCGAGGTGATGGCGGGCGAAGTCCCGACCGTGCAGCCCGAACTGGCGGGCGATTTCGGCGTCCTGATGGCCTGGGCCGACAAGGTCCGCCGCTTGCGTGTCCGCGCCAACGCCGAAACCCCGCAGGACTGCCAGGTCGCGCGTGAGTTCGGCGCGGAGGGCGTCGGCCTCTGTCGCACTGAACATATGTTCTTCGACGCAGCCCGCATCACCGCGGTCCGCGAGATGATCCTCGCTGACAGCGAAAAGGGCCGCCGCGTCGCCCTCGACAAGCTGCTCCCGGAACAGCGCGACGACTTCGCGCAGATCTTCATGGTCATGGCGGGCCTGCCCGTCACCATCCGCCTGCTCGATCCGCCGCTTCACGAATTCCTGCCGCATGGCGAAGCGGAGTTCGAGGAAGTGGCCAAGGCCGCAGGCGTGGGTGTGGACGCGCTCAAGCGCCGCGCCGCCGAACTGCATGAGTTCAACCCAATGCTCGGCCATCGTGGTTGCCGTCTGGGCGTCACCTATCCCGAAATCTACGAGATGCAGGCTCGCGCCATCTTCGAGGCGGCGCTGCTCGTTAAGCAGCGCAGCGGCGAGGCGCCGATCCCGGAAATCATGATCCCGCTCGTTGCGACCAAGAAAGAGCTGGAACTGATGAAGGCGATCGTCGATCGCGTCGCCAGCGAAGTCTTCGCCGAGCAGGGCGCTTCGGTCGAATATCTCGTCGGCACCATGATCGAACTGCCACGCGCTGCGCTGAAAGCAGGTGAGATTGCCGAGGTGGGCGAATTCTTCTCATTCGGCACCAATGACCTGACGCAGACCACCATCGGCATCAGCCGTGACGATGCAGGCCGGTTCCTGACGCAATATGTGGATAAGGGCATCTTCGCCCGCGATCCGTTCGTCAGCATCGATGTGGAGGGCGTGGGCCAGCTTATCGAGCTAGCCGCCGAACGCGGCCGCGCGACCCGCCCGGGGATCAAACTCGGCATCTGCGGCGAACATGGCGGCGATCCGGCCTCGATCGCCTTCTGCGAGGCTACAGGCCTGGATTATGTCTCCGCCTCCCCCTATCGCGTACCGATTGCCCGCTTGGCCGCCGCTCAGGCCGCATTGGCGAAGAAGTAA